A stretch of DNA from Streptomyces spiramyceticus:
CAGCGCCGATGGTACTGCAGGGGGGACCCTGTGGGAGAGTAGGACGCCGCCGAACAATCATTGTGGGGGAGCCCCGCACCTTTATGGTGCGGGGCTTTTCTGCGTTGTTGTACCGGCGCCGGGCGGGCAGGTGATCACGTACCCTGGACCGGCATCACACCAGCCCCTTCTCACCAGCAGCTTCAGGATGGAAACAGCCAAATGGGAATGCTGATCCTCATCGGTGCGGGCCTCGTAGGCGTAGCGGTCCTCGTTATCGTCATCGCCGTGATCCTGAGCCGACGCAACCGTAATGGCGTCGGCGTAGCACCCGCCCCCGGCGGTTACCCGTACCAGCCCCAGCCGTACCAGATGCCCCCGGGCATGACGTATCCCCCGGCTCCGCCGAACCAGCCCCCGTACAACCCCAGCCCGTACGCCCAGCAGCCTCCCTACCAGGGGCAGTAAGCGCGCGCCGCCCGCGAGGCTGCCGACGGAGTTCAGGTGCGGCGAGTGCCGATGGACAGCGTGGCGTCGACATGCGCCAGCAGCGTGGCCTGCATCTCCTCGGGGCCGGGGCGGCCCCCGGTTCCGGCTCCCGCGGCCGGCGTCACCGCGAGCACCTGCGTGGCGAGCCCGTCGATCAGCGCGGTCAACTGCAGTGCGGCGGCGGCCGGTTCCGTGGGACGGAAGACTCCCTGGGCGATGCCGCGCCGTACGACGTCGGCGACCGTCGCGCGCCACTGGCGGTAGTACGCGACATACAGCCGCCCGACGGCGGTGGAACGGGCCGCTTCCGCCCACAGGTCGAGCCATACGCTCCACTGCCACCGCTGCTGCTGGGTGTACGGCGTCCGCAGTTCGATCAGCCGGCGCAGCTCGTCCGCCGCGTCACCCGATTCGGCGGTGACGACGGCCCGGCGGTCAGTGTCCTCTTCCATGCACCAGCGCACGGCCGCTTCCAGCAGTTCGTCGCGGCCCGGGAAGTGGTAGTGGATGGCGGCGGTGCTGGTCGCACAGGCCTCGGCGATATCGGCGACCCGTACGGCATGGAAACCGCGCTCAGCGATCAGGCGCACCGTCTCCCGCACGATCTGCAACGGCCTGCCGCCCTCGGGCGCGGGGACGGCCGGGGCGCGGTGGCGCCGTAGAGCAGGGGTCTTGGGGGCGGCGTCCGTACTCGGTCCGAGCAGCCATCCCGCGTCCACATCGCTGATGTCGGCGATACGGGCGAGCTCCGCCACCGTGAAACGGCGGGCGCCGCTCAGTGAACGCGACAGCTTCGACGGGTCCATGACGATGCGTCGGGCGAACTCGCGCTGGCTGACACCGGCGGTGTCGATCATCTGACGTACTCGATCGGCGACTTGGCCGCCGGAGTCTCCGACTCGGCTTGCGGACTCCTGTCGCATGGTCGGCCACCGTACCCGCACGTTGAGGTGAACACAACGTCAGGATTGTGTGACGGCCTGTAGTTCAAGGCGCCTGCCGGTGCATTGAGCAGATGACTGATGCATCAGTCATCTCACAAAACCGTTGACTGAATCCATGCGCACAGGTGCACCATGTTCGGGCGTGTGTCCGATGTCCTGTGGGGTGTAACGAGTCCGACCATTAATCGATCAACTTGTTTCAGGCAACGGCCAGTTGCATTGTTATTGACGATCGGACATGGGCATATACGCCCCAGCGCATGCGGGGCACCCAAGAGGAGGCCGATCATGACCGTAGTCTCACCAATTCGACTGGGTCTGCAGTTACCGGCAGTGCCCTTCTACTGCCCGGTCCCGTCCGTGGTACACCCGTCCGCCCAGGCATTGAACGACATGACGGTGCGGTGGATGCTCCAGCAGCGTCTTGACACCGACGACCAGCAACGGAGGCGCCTCGCCCTCTGCGACTTCGGCGGTCTCACCGCCTCGACCATGTCCTACGGGCAGCTCGAACCGCTCACGCTGATGGCCAAATTCCATGCCGTACTCTTTTCGCTCGACGACGGCGTTTGCGACGAGGCCTACGTCACCGCCGACTCCCTGGCCCAGGAGACGGCACGCATGATGCGGGCGATCGAGACACCCGCAGCCCAGTCGCCGGACGAATCGCCGCACACGGCGGCACTGCGCGTACT
This window harbors:
- a CDS encoding TetR/AcrR family transcriptional regulator, encoding MRQESASRVGDSGGQVADRVRQMIDTAGVSQREFARRIVMDPSKLSRSLSGARRFTVAELARIADISDVDAGWLLGPSTDAAPKTPALRRHRAPAVPAPEGGRPLQIVRETVRLIAERGFHAVRVADIAEACATSTAAIHYHFPGRDELLEAAVRWCMEEDTDRRAVVTAESGDAADELRRLIELRTPYTQQQRWQWSVWLDLWAEAARSTAVGRLYVAYYRQWRATVADVVRRGIAQGVFRPTEPAAAALQLTALIDGLATQVLAVTPAAGAGTGGRPGPEEMQATLLAHVDATLSIGTRRT